One stretch of Patescibacteria group bacterium DNA includes these proteins:
- a CDS encoding DEAD/DEAH box helicase has product MNNIKQKEAISFDGLGIAPKLLEILTSLGYLTPTPIQSQAIPVALERKDMVGIAQTGTGKTLAFGIPMLQLLAAHKGMGLVLLPTRELATQVDESLKVIGKKIGLRTTVLIGGDPMDKQLKSLKRKPHIIIATLGRLTDHAQRKTVDLKKVRVLVLDEADMMLDMGFLPQIKTILRLVSKQRQTMLFSATMPSQIVRIASEYMKMPTRIEVAPSGTSAENVEQEIIVVEKAYKIDYLIDILGKTRGAVLIFMSTRHDVISLTKELKRYKFSAAEIHSDRSLGQRSEALEGFKLGKYRILIATDIAARGIDVKEIELVVNYDLPEKTDDYVHRIGRTARAGKSGKAISFVMPSQIRTLRAIERLINKSIKINKTEEELRAIVLTVPDEKKGKSAGRRSGGRRR; this is encoded by the coding sequence ATGAATAATATAAAACAAAAAGAGGCTATAAGCTTCGATGGTCTTGGTATCGCACCAAAACTTTTAGAAATTCTAACGAGTCTAGGATATTTAACTCCAACTCCAATTCAATCGCAGGCAATTCCTGTAGCTCTGGAAAGAAAAGACATGGTAGGAATTGCTCAAACTGGCACAGGTAAAACTTTGGCCTTTGGTATTCCCATGCTTCAGCTTTTGGCTGCCCACAAAGGTATGGGCTTGGTTCTTTTACCGACTCGTGAATTAGCCACGCAAGTTGATGAAAGCCTGAAGGTTATTGGAAAAAAAATTGGTCTAAGAACAACAGTTTTAATTGGTGGCGATCCAATGGACAAGCAGTTGAAATCCTTGAAGCGCAAACCACACATAATCATTGCTACTCTGGGCAGGTTAACTGATCATGCTCAAAGAAAAACGGTTGATTTAAAGAAAGTACGAGTTTTGGTTCTTGACGAAGCTGACATGATGCTTGACATGGGCTTTTTGCCTCAGATAAAGACTATTCTTAGATTGGTATCAAAGCAAAGACAGACCATGCTTTTTTCAGCCACTATGCCTAGTCAGATTGTGAGGATTGCTTCAGAGTATATGAAAATGCCTACAAGAATTGAAGTGGCACCTTCTGGTACTTCGGCTGAAAACGTTGAACAAGAAATTATTGTAGTAGAAAAAGCTTATAAAATTGATTATTTGATAGATATATTAGGAAAAACCAGGGGAGCAGTTTTAATTTTTATGAGTACTAGACACGACGTAATATCCCTAACCAAAGAATTAAAGAGATATAAATTTTCTGCAGCCGAAATACATTCTGATCGCTCACTTGGTCAACGGAGTGAAGCGTTGGAAGGATTCAAACTTGGAAAATATAGAATATTAATTGCTACAGATATAGCAGCGAGAGGCATAGATGTAAAAGAGATTGAACTAGTTGTAAATTATGATTTGCCTGAAAAAACAGATGACTACGTTCATCGAATTGGACGAACTGCTCGAGCAGGAAAAAGTGGGAAAGCTATTTCCTTTGTTATGCCTAGCCAGATAAGGACTTTGAGGGCAATTGAAAGATTAATAAACAAGTCTATAAAAATAAATAAAACCGAAGAAGAACTTCGAGCAATAGTTCTAACGGTCCCTGATGAAAAGAAGGGGAAGAGTGCAGGGAGACGATCTGGTGGAAGAAGAAGGTAG